The Equus asinus isolate D_3611 breed Donkey chromosome 22, EquAss-T2T_v2, whole genome shotgun sequence genome has a segment encoding these proteins:
- the LOC106832610 gene encoding olfactory receptor 6C68-like: MRNYTALTAFILQGLTEDPQLQVFLFLFLFITYIFSVTGNLTIITLTLADPHLKTPMYYFLQNFSILEVSFTTFCIPRFLYSMSTGDKTITYSACFIQLFFIDLFGVTEFFLLATMSYDRYVAICKPLHYMTIMNNKVCKTMIICCWMVALMIILPPLSLDFHLEFCDSNVIDHFACDASPILKISCSDTWLLEQVVIACAVLTFISTLVCVILSYLYIIRTILKFPSVQQRKKAFSTCSSHMIVVSITYGSCIFIYIKPSAKEEVNINKGVSLLISSVSPMLNPFIYTLRNKQVKQAFNDSLKKKSFLCSKIFINHINRPPKLCSHPQ, encoded by the exons ggtttttctttttctttttctatttatcacCTACATTTTCAGCGTAACTGGAAATCTGACCATCATTACTCTAACCTTGGCGGATCCCCACCTTAAAACTCCCATGTATTATTTCCTCCAAAATTTCTCGATCTTAGAAGTCTCATTTACAACCTTCTGTATTCCAAGATTCCTATACAGTATGTCAACTGGGGACAAAACGATTACTTATAGTGCATGTTTCATTCAACTGTTTTTTATAGATCTCTTTGGGGtaactgaattttttcttttggctacTATGTCAtatgatcgctatgtggccatctgcaaacccttGCATTATATGACAATCATGAACAACAAAGTGTGCAAAACAATGATTATCTGCTGTTGGATGGTAGCACTTATGATCATCTTACCTCCACTTAGCTTAGATTTTCATCTGGAATTCTGTGATTCAAATGTCATTGATCATTTTGCCTGTGATGCATCTCCTATCCTGAAGATCTCATGCTCAGACACATGGTTACTTGAGCAGGTAGTTATAGCCTGTGCTGTGCTGACCTTCATCAGCACTCTTGTATGTGTGATTCTCTCCTACTTATATATCATAAGGACAATTCTAAAATTCCCTTCTgttcaacaaaggaaaaaagctttTTCTACCTGTTCTTCCCACATGATTGTAGTTTCCATCACCTATGGCAGCTGCATCTTCATCTACATCAAACCATCTGCAAAAGAAGAGGTAAACATTAACAAAGGTGTGTCATTGCTTATTTCTTCTGTATCACCAATGCTGAATCCTTTTATATATACTCTGCGAAATAAGCAAGTTAAACAAGCTTTTAATGACTCACTCAAAAAAA AATCCTTTTTATGTTCTAAAATCTTTATAAATCACATAAATAGACCTCCAAAATTATGTTCTCACCCACAATAA